Genomic DNA from Candidatus Effluviviaceae Genus I sp.:
CGATGTACGCGGCCGACTCCTCCCCCGCGCTCACACGCTGCCGGGTCGTCGCGAACGCGGCGGTCCGCGGCGGGGGCGGCATCAGGATCCTGCGCGGCGGCTCGGGCGCGCGCCTCACGGGCTGCACCATCGCGGGGAACACCGCGGCCACGTACGGGGGAGGCATCTACTGCTGCTACTCGGCCCCGGTCATCACGAACTGCACCATCGTCGGGAACGCCGCATCGAACGGCGGCGCCGTCTACGGCTACGACGCGTCGCCGACCATCACGAACACGATCCTCGCCTTCAGCACGACCGGCGCCGCGGTGTACTGCCCGGGCGCGAGCGCCTTCACCATCACGCACTCCTGCTCGTTCGGCAACGCGGGCGGCGACAGCCTGTGCGGGACGCACCACGACAACGTCTTCGTGGACCCGGCGTTCTGCGATACGACGGCCGGCTCGTTCACCGTGAACGAGTGCTCGCCGTGCGCGGGTGCTGGCGCGGGCGGGGCGGACATCGGCGCGTGGGGCATCGGGTGTCCATGCGGCGGGACCGGCGTGCCGGAAGTGGGAACCGGCGGCGCGGCGCGGCTCGAGGTCTTCCCCAATCCGGCGCGGGGCCCTGTCCTGTTCGTCATCGAGACGGGAAGCGAGGGTGCCGACCCCGAGGCCGTGACGATCCACGACCTCCGCGGGCGTCTCGTGCGGAGGATCGCGCTCTCGCCCGCCGCCGGGGGGCTGCGCCACGCGCGCTGGGACGGAAGGGACGCCTCCGGCGCCGACGTCCCGCACGGCGTCTACTTCGCGCGCGCGGGGTCGGCGACGTGGTCAGGATCAGTCGGGAAGCTCGTGGTCCTCAGATAGCGACGCGGGGCCGGGGACCGGCCGCCGCGCGGACGCCCGCGCGAGATGCCGACCGCCGCCCGGTCGACGCCTGCCGCCGCGCGCTCACCTGTACAGCCCCTTGATGCTCCCCCAGGTCGCCCACGCCACCGCGGTACCGGACGGCACGTTGTCACTGCACCAGATCTGATCGTACGCTCCCGGACGCGTGAACGCGATGAGGTCGCCCTCGGGCGACCACGCCGGAGACCGGTCCGTGCCGCCCGCGGTGACCTGATGCTCGGCTCGCGTGGCTACGTTCACGACGACGATCCCGACCCCGAGCCTCGCGAGCGCTATGTGCGTGCCCCCCGGCGACCAGGCGGGCTCGACGTCCCGCGCTCCGCTCGCCGTGAGGCGCTGAAGCGTGACCCCTTCCCCTTCTTCGCCCGTGAGCCAGATGTCGAGGTCCCCCGCACGGTCGCTCGCGAACGCGATCCGGGAGCCGTCCGGCGAGATGGCCGGATCGACATCGTCCGCCGCGCTCGTCGTGAGCCGGGTGAGCCAGTTCTGCTCTCCGCCCTCGGACATGAGGTAGATGTCCCGCTGGCCCGCCCGGTCGGAGTGGAACGCGATTGTGCCGCCCAGGTAGCTCGGCGACTCGTTGTCGGCAGCGGACTGCGTGGGCTCAACGAGGATGTACGGCGGACCCCACTCGTATGCGAGGTAGATCCGGTCCCTCTCCCCCGTCCCCCCGCATACGGCGACGAACTGGGCTGCGCAGTTCCAGCTGGGCTCGCGTAGCGACTTCGTCGGATCGTTCGTCACGCACAGCGGCGTCACCTCGCCCTGGTCGCTCACCATCCAGATCTGGTAGTTGCCGGGCGTGACGCGGTCTGAGTGGAACACGATGTGGTCCCCGCACCACGACGGGTGGGCGCTGTTCGCGCTCGCGATCGTCACCTGCCATTCGGCGGCCGCCGCAATCCACACGGCCGCCGCCAGCGCGACCGCTGCCGCCGCTGACGACGCGAGCATGCGCACGGTCGGCCTCCCTTCGCCTCGCCCGCCGGCTTCGAGAGAAGGGCCCTCGCCGAGAAGGGCGGGCCCCGCGTGCAGCATCAGGCTCTCGGGGATCCTACTCGTCGAGC
This window encodes:
- a CDS encoding right-handed parallel beta-helix repeat-containing protein; translation: MNGAAATGTATLRALALAGTLAVAACGPLRAATLRVDQSGGGDHTTIQAALTAAASGDSVLVAAGVYAGPANRDLDFTGKAIVLASEPGPAQTVIDCERLGRAFRFHTGETGAAAVIGFTIANGESAERGGGILCEGASPRIENCVISGCVTGAGSATGYGGGVYCSNSALALTDCVLTGNTADEGAAMYAADSSPALTRCRVVANAAVRGGGGIRILRGGSGARLTGCTIAGNTAATYGGGIYCCYSAPVITNCTIVGNAASNGGAVYGYDASPTITNTILAFSTTGAAVYCPGASAFTITHSCSFGNAGGDSLCGTHHDNVFVDPAFCDTTAGSFTVNECSPCAGAGAGGADIGAWGIGCPCGGTGVPEVGTGGAARLEVFPNPARGPVLFVIETGSEGADPEAVTIHDLRGRLVRRIALSPAAGGLRHARWDGRDASGADVPHGVYFARAGSATWSGSVGKLVVLR
- a CDS encoding PD40 domain-containing protein, with product MLASSAAAAVALAAAVWIAAAAEWQVTIASANSAHPSWCGDHIVFHSDRVTPGNYQIWMVSDQGEVTPLCVTNDPTKSLREPSWNCAAQFVAVCGGTGERDRIYLAYEWGPPYILVEPTQSAADNESPSYLGGTIAFHSDRAGQRDIYLMSEGGEQNWLTRLTTSAADDVDPAISPDGSRIAFASDRAGDLDIWLTGEEGEGVTLQRLTASGARDVEPAWSPGGTHIALARLGVGIVVVNVATRAEHQVTAGGTDRSPAWSPEGDLIAFTRPGAYDQIWCSDNVPSGTAVAWATWGSIKGLYR